In Dromiciops gliroides isolate mDroGli1 chromosome 4, mDroGli1.pri, whole genome shotgun sequence, one DNA window encodes the following:
- the FUBP1 gene encoding far upstream element-binding protein 1 isoform X6 — MADYSTVPPPASGSGGGGGGVNDAFKDALQRARQIAAKIGGDAGTSLNSNDYGYGGQKRPLEDGDGSWTSPSSTTHWEGMPSPFKDQPDAKKVAPQNDAFGTQLPPMHQQQRSVMTEEYKVPDGMVGFIIGRGGEQISRIQQESGCKIQIAPDSGGLPERSCMLTGTPESVQSAKRLLDQIVEKGRPAPGFHHGDGPGNAVQEIMIPASKAGLVIGKGGETIKQLQERAGVKMVMIQDGPQNTGADKPLRITGDPYKVQQAKEMVLELIRDQGGFREVRNEYGSRIGGNEGIDVPIPRFAVGIVIGRNGEMIKKIQNDAGVRIQFKPDDGTTPDRIAQITGPPDRCQHAAEIITDLLRSVQAGNPGGPGPGGRGRGRGQGSWSMGPPGGLQEFNFIVPTGKTGLIIGKGGETIKSISQQSGARIELQRNPPPNADPNMKLFTIRGTPQQIDYARQLIEEKIGGPVNPLGPPVPHGPHGVPGPHGPPGPPGPGNPMGPYNPAPYNPGPPGPAPHGPPAPYAPQGWGNAYPHWQQQNPPDPGDQQNPAPTGQVDYTKAWEEYYKKMGQAVPAPTGAPPGGQPDYSAAWAEYYRQQAAYYAQTSPQGMPQHPPAPQGQ; from the exons aTTGCAGCTAAAATTGGAGGTGATGCAGGCACATCACTGAATTCAAATGACTATGGTTATGGGGgacagaaaaggcctttggaaGATGGAG ATGGCTCTTGGACAAGTCCGAGCAGTACAACACACTGGGAGGGAATGCCCTCTCCTTTTAAAG ATCAGCCAGATGCTAAGAAGGTTGCTCCACAGAATGATG CCTTTGGAACCCAGTTACCGCCAATGCATCAGCAACAAAG GTCGGTAATGACAGAAGAATACAAAGTTCCAGATGGAATGGTTGGATTCA tAATTGGCAGAGGAGGTGAACAGATCTCACGCATACAACAGGAGTCTGGATGCAAAATACAGATTGCTCCTG ACAGTGGCGGCCTGCCTGAGAGGTCTTGTATGTTAACTGGGACGCCCGAATCTGTTCA GTCAGCCAAGCGGCTACTGGACCAGATCGTTGAAAAGGGAAGGCCAGCCCCTGGCTTTCATCATGGGGATGGACCAGGCAATGCCGTTCAAGAAATCATGATCCCAGCCAGCAAAGCTGGCTTAGTTATTGGAAAAGGCGGAGAGACTATTAAACAGCTTCAG GAGCGAGCTGGTGTTAAAATGGTGATGATTCAAGATGGCCCCCAAAACACTGGTGCTGACAAGCCTCTGAGGATCACAGGTGACCCTTACAAAGTCCAA CAAGCCAAGGAGATGGTCTTGGAGTTAATCCGTGACCAAGGTGGTTTCAGAGAGGTGCGCAATGAATATGGGTCAAGAATAGGAGGCAATGAAGGCATAGAT gtCCCTATACCAAGATTTGCTGTGGGAATTGTGATCGGCAGAAATGGTGAGATGATCAAAAAGATTCAGAATGATGCTGGTGTTCGGATCCAGTTCAAGCCAG atgatggaACAACACCTGATCGAATAGCACAGATCACAGGCCCCCCAGACAGATGCCAGCACGCTGCAGAGATTATCACCGACCTCCTTCGAAGCGTTCAG GCTGGTAACCCTGGCGGACCAGGACCAGGTGGTCGGGGAAGAGGCAGAGGCCAAGGAAGCTGGAGCATGGGCCCCCCTGGTGGGCTGCAGGAATTTAACTTTATCGTGCCAACTGGGAAAACTGGATTAATCATAGGAAAAG GTGGAGAAACTATCAAAAGCATAAGCCAGCAGTCTGGTGCTAGAATAGAACTTCAGAGAAACCCTCCGCCAAATGCAGACCCTAACATGAAGCTATTTACAATCCGGGGAACTCCACAACAGATCGATTATGCGAGGCAGCTCATAGAGGAGAAGATTGGT GGTCCTGTGAATCCCTTAGGTCCACCCGTTCCCCATGGGCCTCATGGTGTTCCAGGCCCCCATGGGCCTCCAGGGCCTCCAGGGCCTGGCAATCCAATGGGGCCCTACAATCCTGCACCTTATAATCCAGGACCGCCAGGCCCTGCTCCTCA CGGTCCTCCAGCTCCGTATGCACCCCAAGGGTGGGGAAATGCCTATCCTCACTGGCAGCAGCAGAACCCGCCTGACCCAG GAGATCAACAAAATCCAGCTCCAACTGGACAGGTTGATTATACCAAGGCCTGGGAAGAGTACTACAAGAAAATGG GTCAAGCTGTTCCTGCTCCCACTGGGGCCCCTCCAGGAGGCCAGCCCGATTACAGCGCAGCCTGGGCGGAATACTACCGACAGCAGGCGGCATACTATGCGCAGACCAGCCCCCAAGGGATGCCGCAGCACCCACCAGCCCCACAG GGCCAATAA